The following coding sequences lie in one Arachis hypogaea cultivar Tifrunner chromosome 9, arahy.Tifrunner.gnm2.J5K5, whole genome shotgun sequence genomic window:
- the LOC112709183 gene encoding uncharacterized protein, producing MGLSNSPRGLTGTSPYKLVYGHDTVLPLKINLNTLRVSKQNELPVDDYWNAMFNELNELDSERILTLDNVIRQKESVARSYNHRIKEKSFRKGELVLKVILPMEKKSRFLGKWSHSWEGPFQVTGIYSENAYLIKDIESRKVINSINGKYLKLFYCWKI from the coding sequence ATGGGCTTATCGAATTCACCAAGAGGTTTGACAGGAACTTCACCTTATAAATTGGTCTATGGCCATGATACAGTATTAcccttgaaaattaatttgaatactttAAGAGTATCGAAACAGAATGAGTTGCCAGTcgatgattattggaatgcaatGTTTAATGAGTTAAACGAGTTAGATTCAGAGCGAATCCTAACACTTGATAATGTAATTCGACAAAAAGAAAGTGTTGCTCGAAGTTATAATCATCGAATTAAGGAAAAGTCTTTCAGGAAAGGCGAGTTAGTTTTAAAAGTCATTTTAccgatggaaaagaaatcaagatttCTAGGTAAATGGTCCCATAGTTGGGAAGGTCCTTTTCAAGTAACAGGGATATATTCGGAAAATGCCTATCTGATTAAAGATATCGAGTCAAGAAAAGTGATTAATTCGATTAATGGGAAATACTTGAAACTTTTCTATTGTTGGAAAATTTAG
- the LOC112711001 gene encoding receptor-like protein kinase ANXUR2: MNNIPRTNKLFPFLCLVCITVLLNAIHGSSQPNKAESLILGCGLEEGGGKDADGRQWEPDNKYVSGDKSVISKASFQDPSLLSVVPYMTARIFPSEATYKFSVQPDKRYWLRLHFYPALYSNFDPSNSYFSVTANGVVLLTNFSASITCQALSQAYIDREYSLAPLNSDSLTLTFKPSENHDGAFAFVNGIQLIQMPDLFDTAAMVGFVEQSVDLKAMHSQTMFRLNVGGQFISATQDSGLSRMWYDDTPYLFGAATGVTIQAAKDVMINYQSMPQYVAPPSVYSTSRSMGEDKDVNLHYNLTWVFSVDPNSMYLVRLHFCDYYYSKVNELVFQIFLNNQTVTNVFDVIAVSGGKGVPTYKDFVVYTQGNKGFSNNLWLALHPSVEQKPSYYDALLNGVEIFKVNDTDLSGPNPLPSAMLEEHEEKERSFAEDDDSISATIKKHIVIGGAAGGAGFAVVAAILIFAHKNKKKAPASYSNTSSWLPVYANTHTNGTKSTVSGKSNGSGSNHLSAMTQGLCRYFSLQEMKQATKNFDESNVIGVGGFGKVYKGVIDNGFKVAIKRSNPQSEQGVNEFQTEIEMLSKLRHKHLVSLIGFCEEGDEMCLVYDYMALGTLREHLYKGNKPLETLTWKQRLEICIGAARGLHYLHTGAKYTIIHRDVKTTNILLDENWVAKVSDFGLSKTGPNMNQGHVTTVVKGSFGYLDPEYFRRQQLTEKSDVYSFGVVLFEVLCARPALNPNLPKDQVSLSDWALQCKRKGILENIIDPCLKGKINPESLNKFADTAEKCLSDCGLDRPSMNDLLWNLEFALNLQENPDASHDEIHQFEEVNLNDNNDMAAHST; the protein is encoded by the coding sequence atgAATAATATCCCCAGAACCAATAAGCTATTCCCATTCTTGTGCCTTGTTTGTATAACGGTATTGTTGAACGCAATTCATGGTTCATCACAACCAAACAAGGCAGAGTCACTGATCTTGGGATGCGGTTTGGAAGAAGGCGGTGGCAAAGATGCAGACGGAAGACAATGGGAACCAGACAACAAGTACGTATCAGGGGACAAATCGGTCATTTCAAAAGCTTCCTTCCAAGACCCTTCGCTTCTCTCCGTGGTTCCTTACATGACAGCAAGAATCTTCCCATCAGAAGCCACCTACAAATTCTCCGTTCAACCGGACAAGCGTTACTGGCTCAGGCTCCATTTCTACCCCGCTCTTTACTCTAATTTCGACCCTTCCAATTCATATTTCTCCGTAACCGCCAACGGCGTTGTTCTTTTAACAAATTTCAGTGCATCAATCACGTGTCAGGCTCTCAGTCAGGCCTACATTGACAGAGAGTATTCCTTGGCACCTCTCAATTCTGACTCCCTCACCCTCACCTTCAAGCCATCGGAGAATCACGACGGCGCTTTCGCCTTCGTCAACGGAATTCAACTAATCCAGATGCCCGACTTGTTTGATACAGCTGCAATGGTAGGCTTTGTTGAACAATCTGTCGATTTAAAAGCTATGCATTCTCAGACCATGTTTAGATTAAACGTCGGCGGGCAATTCATATCGGCAACGCAAGATTCCGGTCTAAGCCGGATGTGGTACGACGACACACCATATCTCTTCGGTGCGGCAACCGGCGTCACGATCCAAGCTGCCAAAGATGTCATGATCAATTATCAATCCATGCCGCAATATGTAGCTCCTCCTAGTGTTTACTCAACGTCAAGATCCATGGGGGAGGATAAGGATGTCAACCTTCACTACAATCTCACATGGGTTTTTAGCGTGGATCCTAATTCCATGTACCTTGTTAGGTTGCATTTTTGTGATTACTACTATTCCAAAGTGAATGAGCTCGTCTTCCAGATCTTTCTCAACAACCAAACGGTTACAAATGTGTTTGATGTGATTGCGGTGTCAGGTGGAAAAGGGGTTCCAACTTATAAAGACTTCGTGGTGTATACCCAAGGAAATAAAGGCTTTAGCAATAACCTTTGGCTTGCACTTCACCCTTCGGTTGAGCAAAAGCCTTCGTATTACGATGCATTGCTTAACGGGGTTGAGATTTTCAAGGTCAATGACACAGACTTGTCCGGTCCTAATCCTCTGCCTTCGGCAATGCTGGAAGAGCACGAGGAAAAGGAAAGGAGCTTTGCAGAAGACGACGACAGCATTTCCGCTACCATTAAGAAACACATCGTCATAGGTGGAGCTGCAGGGGGTGCTGGTTTTGCCGTGGTCGCTGCAATTCTCATATTTGCTCATAAGAACAAAAAGAAGGCTCCAGCTTCTTACTCCAACACTTCAAGCTGGTTGCCCGTTTATGCGAACACGCACACCAATGGGACCAAATCCACGGTGTCAGGGAAGAGTAACGGCAGTGGTAGCAACCACTTGTCAGCCATGACTCAGGGACTCTGCCGGTACTTCTCATTACAAGAGATGAAGCAGGCAACGAAAAATTTCGACGAGTCGAATGTTATTGGCGTTGGAGGGTTTGGCAAAGTTTACAAGGGCGTCATCGACAATGGGTTCAAAGTAGCAATCAAGAGATCAAACCCGCAATCAGAACAAGGAGTGAATGAATTTCAAACAGAGATAGAAATGCTTTCCAAGTTAAGGCACAAGCATTTGGTTTCCTTGATCGGATTctgtgaggaaggtgatgagatGTGCCTTGTTTATGACTACATGGCTCTTGGCACCTTAAGGGAACATCTTTACAAGGGAAACAAACCATTGGAGACTCTAACATGGAAGCAAAGGTTGGAAATATGCATTGGAGCCGCAAGAGGGCTTCATTACCTTCACACTGGGGCCAAATACACAATCATCCATAGAGATGTGAAAACAACTAACATCCTTCTTGATGAGAATTGGGTTGCCAAGGTCTCGGATTTCGGTTTGTCAAAAACCGGTCCAAACATGAATCAAGGCCATGTTACCACCGTGGTGAAGGGTAGTTTTGGATATTTGGATCCAGAATACTTTAGGAGGCAACAGTTGACTGAAAAGTCTGACGTGTACTCGTTCGGGGTGGTTCTGTTCGAGGTGTTGTGTGCTCGGCCCGCATTGAATCCAAACCTTCCAAAAGATCAAGTTAGCCTTTCGGATTGGGCTCTTCAGTGCAAGAGAAAAGGAATATTGGAGAACATCATTGATCCTTGTCTGAAAGGGAAGATCAACCCGGAGAGCTTGAACAAGTTCGCCGATACTGCCGAGAAGTGTTTGTCCGATTGTGGACTCGATCGTCCCTCCATGAATGACTTGTTGTGGAACCTTGAATTTGCTCTCAACTTGCAAGAGAATCCTGATGCTTCACATGATGAAATTCATCAGTTTGAAGAAGTGAACTTGAATGACAATAATGACATGGCGGCACACTCTACGTAA